The Oleiphilus messinensis DNA segment CCCTGATCATGGTACATCGCCAAAACCGCATCCGCCTGCGCTAGCCATTTTGGGGTAAATAACGTATCCGCAGGCAACGGCCCGATCAGTTCCGCGCCCTGATTTCGAAAGTGATCAAGCACGGGCTCGATTACATCAATTTCTTCCCGCCCCATATGCCCGCCTTCACCGGCATGAGGGTTCAGACCTGCTACAAGAATGCGGGGCGTCTGTATTCCAAACCAGGTTTTCATGTCCGAAATCAGAATCGACAGCACTTGAGAGAGGCGTTCCTGGGTGAGGGCCGTTGAGACCAACTTCAAGGGAATATGAGTCGTCGCCAGGGCCACTCGGAGCCCTTCTGTCGCCAGCATCATGACGACTCGCTCACGACCGGCCAGGTGTTGCAGAAACTCAGTATGTCCTGTAAAGCTGATTCCTGCTTCATTGATCACCCCTTTATGTAAGGGGCCCGTAACCAAAGCTGAAAATTCTCGGCGCTGGCAACCGTTAACAGCCTGACGCAAGGTATCCAGAAGATATTGTGCGTTCGCCGTTTGGGGCACTCCGGGCTCAACCTGAACTGCCATTGCTACCGGATAGACCGTTA contains these protein-coding regions:
- the pdxA gene encoding 4-hydroxythreonine-4-phosphate dehydrogenase PdxA; amino-acid sequence: MTSSREKRALLAITPGEPAGIGPDLCIQLAQSAHLRDDIILIADPEMLTRRAEELGMPCEIRHYQRGERPCFGQGVLTVYPVAMAVQVEPGVPQTANAQYLLDTLRQAVNGCQRREFSALVTGPLHKGVINEAGISFTGHTEFLQHLAGRERVVMMLATEGLRVALATTHIPLKLVSTALTQERLSQVLSILISDMKTWFGIQTPRILVAGLNPHAGEGGHMGREEIDVIEPVLDHFRNQGAELIGPLPADTLFTPKWLAQADAVLAMYHDQGLPVLKYKGFGNAVNITLGLPFIRTSVDHGTAFDLAGSGDADTGSLQTAITVALEMSANLPYSLS